TCATGTTCCACTGCTTGAGGAGAGGGTTCCCTGAAGATTTCTGTCCTCTAGAATTAACCGCTgatgatccacacacacacacacacacacacacacacacacacacgcacacacacattcacacgcacgcacgcacgcacacacacacacacacacacagccatgtCAGATTCAGCAGGCCTGCAGATCAGTGCTTGTGTCCATATATTAAACATCTTGAGGTTCTGCCTGAGCAGCAGTTATCTCTAATATCTTCAGATTATTCAGAGTTGGCAGTGACGGTGTTTGCGTTATGAGAGTGTGTTCGGCTCTATATCTCAAAGATTCAGTTGATAAACGTAAGACGAATGAATCGCGTTTCTCGgataaaactacattacccataaccCCCCGCGGCAGACCGGAAAGCGCGTGGATTTACCACAGATCTGCTTCTAGCAGAATAAACCACACACATGTGTTGAGTTCAGCTCATAGCGCTGTGATTATATGCAGCAgtgttcctgtgtgtgtgtgtgtgtgtgtgtgtgtgtgtgtgtgtgtgtgtctgtctgtgtgttccTCCGCAGTGATATTATTCTCAGACTGACAGATGGCGTGAAGCAGACGGGCGGAAAGTAGGACAGCGGATCCGGTGATAACGGTTACCGGGCGCGCGTGTTTACAGTGTGTTTACCGCGTCGCGATGGTGGATAACCGGCACGCCACAGCGCTGGTGATCGCCGCGGTGCTCAGCCTGTTGGCGGCCGTATATGTGTCGGTGTCGATCGGTTCCCCGCACTGGTACCGGTACTGCAGCCCTCCGGTGCGCGCGGAGCCCAACGCCTCCGAGCTGCGCGCGCTACAGGAGGAGTTTCTGGACGGTGATTTCGACGAGAAAACCGCGAGCGACGCACTGTTCCGCATGAACGGGACCGTCGGGCTGTGGTGGCGGTGCGTTCAGACGCCCACCGACGCGCACTGGTATCGGGAGCCCGGTAACTGACCCTgcgttatcatcatcatcatcactgttatTGTTTCTGTAGCTCGTGTTGCTGTTGTCTGCTCGGTTCTCCGTCATCTCTGAGCCGGTGTGTGTCACTTCTCTCCGCAGACCCGCAGATGGTGATGGAGTGTGTGAGCTTCTCCCTCTCTCAGCAGTTCACACCCAAATACAGGGAGCCGGGAAACCACAACAGCGGAGAGGACATGATCCGGACCtgtgagccacacacacacacacacacacagacagacagacagacacacacacacacagacagacagacagatacacacagacagacagacacacacacacacagacagacagatacacacagacagacagacacacacacacacacacacacacacgttattatGAGGACTTCAGTGTTTGTTTCATCATTTTATACACTTGATTTGACTGTTCAGTTTATCTGGAAACTTCTGAACCGACATGCTGATCACAGATCTCAGAGATGTAGAATGATGTAGCTgctcatgctgtgtgtgtgtgtgtgtgtgtgtgtgtgtgtgtgtgtgtgtgtgtacgtgtttttgtgacatatcaggacacaaaccTTTATAATGACGCAGGAATTACAGTAAAGAGGTGAAATATGAGTACATTGGTGACATCCTCATTTCTCCAAAAGC
Above is a window of Danio aesculapii chromosome 6, fDanAes4.1, whole genome shotgun sequence DNA encoding:
- the cldnd1a gene encoding claudin domain-containing protein 1a, producing the protein MVDNRHATALVIAAVLSLLAAVYVSVSIGSPHWYRYCSPPVRAEPNASELRALQEEFLDGDFDEKTASDALFRMNGTVGLWWRCVQTPTDAHWYREPDPQMVMECVSFSLSQQFTPKYREPGNHNSGEDMIRTYLWRCQLLLPLAALLLVLFSALLGFCACVCGSVTPALFIGLLHLLAGLCSLATVCCFLAGTDLLHRVSVLPERVDAALGWALYLMLTAAPLLMMAAALMVWAARSHGQNYARMAAYRVA